The genomic stretch TCTTTCAGGAGTACACCACTCAATTGCTTCCATCTTAACTTTTACATCTAATTTTAAAGAACCTGCCAACGAATCATTAAAAACAGCTCTCCACTGTTCTGAAGCATTTGCCATTGGACTAACAGGATGTAAGCCTTTAGATATAGAGAAATCATTACTTCCTTTAAAACATTTTAATAGTTTTGAGCTATTCTGTGCAATTGTAAAACCACCCTCATATAATTGAGTATCTCCATCATTATAGCGAACACCTGAGCCTTGTAAAGGGTAATAATTATTATAACCTAACTTGCCATTTGAAGTTAATGTAAGTGTAATGTTATTTGTATCAATATCAACATAACTTTTATTTATAACAATCTTAAATAATTGTTTGTCTGAATACAATGAATCTGTATACTGTATAGTAAATATAACTTCTTCATCATGCTCAGAATTTTCATCTACATAAAAAACAAAAGGCACAGAATTATTAGAAATGGTTTGCAATTTATTAATAACACCAAAATTATAAGAGTTGTTAATAAAGTGAACATTGTTACTATTTGAACTAATATTAACTTGCAAATTAGCTGTCGGTGACAAGTAATTTATAAAATCTCCAAGCATTTGAACTGTATCACCCGGCTTAATAAAATCACCTGAATTACTAACTAATCTGTAATTCATAAATTTAACTGAAGGTGGAAGTGAATCAGTTATTGCTCTGTATAAATTAATTCTTCCCCTTCCAAGCATTCCTGCATATTGTAAATTTCCAGGAATAGTATCTATATTATCACAAGTCATTCTTAATATTTCGCCTAATTGAATTGCGTTAATAGTATTTCCATACCATTTTTTTACAAGTGCAGCGCATGATGCAGTAATAGGTGAAGCAAAAGATGTTCCCCATCCAAAAGTATAACCATTATTCTTTGTCGTTAAATAAACATTATCACCTGGAGCACATAAATCTATTTGATTACCATATTGTGAATGATTCCATTTTAAATCAGTCTGATTTGTAGCAGCAACGCAAATTACATTATCAAACGCAGAGGGATATAAAACTTCATTATTAATATGTCCAGAATTTCCACCTGCAGCAATTACTAACGCGTTTCTGTTATATGTTGCATAATTAATAATATCCTGACCGAAAGGATGAGGGGTTTGCCCACCCCATGAACAATTAATAATCGAACAATTATGATCGGCAGCATAAACAATAGCTTCATAAGCCCTTATTAAAACTCCCGTTGAGTCAGTAATTTTTACAGGTAAAAATTTAGTAAAATAGCCTGGAGCTGCGATACCTTTTCCGTTATTTGTTCTTGCTGCAGCAAGACCACAAACATATACTCCATGAGGATCATTATTGAATCCATCTTCATTCCACTCAGGACTATTGTCATTATTACCCATATCCCACCCCCTGAAATTATCAACATAACCATCATGATCATCATCAATTCCATTAATGGGGTCATTATAATTATAATAAATATTATCTATCAAATCTTCATGCGCATTTTCGACCCCTGTATCTGTTATACCTATAACAATATTACTGTCACCTTTACATAGATCCCAAGCTTGAAATGCCTTAATATTTGTTAAGCAATATTGAACAACGACACCAGGATCATTAGTAGACACAAGTACCTTGGGTAAGTAAACCGGCTGACAATATTCGGTTTCTGACAAATTAGCAAATGCAGAAACAATTTTTGAAATATTGATGGTTGTATCAAATGTAAGTTCATATAAAGTTGTTAAATCAACCAATTTATTTCCATATTTATCTTTTGATGTTGTTGGAGCAGATACAAAAGGAAACGATTTATTTAATTTACAATTAAATGAAGTTATTAAATCGCTGTACTTGGTAATATTAATTTCAGTTAAATTACATGAAGATTTGTATTGAGGTTTAATTTTAAGAATAATTCTACCTTTTACAATAGGATCAGTTAATGTAGTGTTATCATTCTGAGAAAACAAATTCAAGGATAACAGTACTATAAAACAAATACTTATATATTTTTTCATTCTTAAAAAATAATTTATAACCAATTTACGAATGTTCCGTAAAAATAGAGAGTTTAATTTTAGCAAAATAGCTTTTTTTGTTCACGAGAATATTGTTATTAATGACAAAAGCATTTTTAAAATTGACTAATTCAAAATTATAGTTTATTTTTGTAATAATAAAGTAAATTTACCCTGTTATGAACTGTATTATTGTAGATGACGACAAAATGTCGCGAAAAGTTCTTGAAGAATTCGTAAAGCGCACTGATTCACTGAACCTAATTAACACATACTCCAATGCTGTTGAAGCAATTAATTCTTTAAAAAATTGTCAGGATCCTATTCACCTGATTTTTCTTGATATTGAAATGCCTGATATGAGCGGTATCGAATTTTTAAATACACTTAAAGAAGTTTCATCTCAAATAATAATAGTTTCAGCCAAAGACAAATACGCAATCACAGCTTTTGAATATGATGTAACAGATTATTTACTTAAACCTATTACTTACGCTCGTTTTTACAAAGCTGTTGACAAGGCATTTAAACGCATAGATGACATTATCTCAATTAAACGTCCATCAGATCAGAAAGAAGACATTGATGAAATTTTCATTAAAAAGAATTCTACTCTTGTTCGCTTAAAATATGACGATATACTTTATATTGAAGCTCTTGAAAATTACGTAATTGTAAACACATATACCGAAAAATTCACAATTCATTTTACAATGAAGTCAATTGAAGATAAATTACCTGTAAAGAAATTTAAAAGGGTACATCGTTCATTCATTGTAAATATTAATAGAATTAAGGGAATTGAAGATAATTCTATCATTATTAAACTCGAAGAAGGAATTAAACTATTACCCGTAGGAAAATCATATAAAGATAAATTACTTAGCGAAATTAATGTGATTGTTAAGTAGTTCCTCACTCCTACAATAACTTCTTATTTAAAATTGTTAATTATCTTTGTGCCTATGCAGGCATTAAAAGAATTATTTTTTAAACATATTGCACAAACTTCCGATAGCCCAATATTATTAGAAATTGAACGCGCTGAAGGAGTTTATCTTTATGACAATACAGGGAAATCATACATCGATTTAATCTCAGGAATTTCGGTAAACAGTATCGGGCATTCTCATCCCCAAATAATAAAGGCAGCCACTGAACAAATAAATAAAAACTTGCACCTAATGGTGTATGGCGAGTATATCCAGCACCCTCAGGTAATTTTAGCAACAAAACTTGCAGAGCTTACAAAATATAAACTTGATTCTGTTTACTTTGTAAATTCTGGAAGCGAAGCCGTTGAAGCAGCATTAAAACTGGCAAAAAGATATACTGACAAAAAAGAAATAATCGCTTGCGAAAATGCATATCATGGCAGTACTCATGCTGCATTAAGTCTTATCAGTCACAAAGAATACACAAAAAAATTTGAACCGTTATTAGATGGAATAGATTTTATCAGATTTAACCATCCCGAAGATGCTGAAAAAATAACTAAAAAAACTGCTTGTGTAATAATTGAACCCGTGCAAGGCGAAGCAGGTTATATACCTGCAACACCTGAGTTTTTAACAGCAATTAAAGAAGCATGTAACAAAACCGGAGCTTTATTAATTTTTGATGAAGTTCAGACAGGAATGGGAAGAACAGGTAGTTTTTTTGCTTACGAACAATACAGAATAATTCCCGACATCATTGTTTTGGCAAAAGCATTTGGTGGCGGCATGCCACTGGGTGCATTTATAGCTCCAAAGGAAATTATACAATGCCTTAGTAATAATCCTGCACTGGGACATATTACAACTTTTGGCGGACATCCTGTTAGTTGCGCAACTTCATTGGCTGCAATAAATATTATTGAAGAAGAAAAACTAATCAGCCAGATTGCAGAAAAAGAAAAAATCTTCCGACAACTGTTAAAACATAACAGAATTATAGAAGTTCGTGGTAAAGGTTTAATGCTTGCAATTCAACTCGACAACTTTAACACAGTAAAAAAATGTATTAGTTATTGCTTAGAAAAAGGAGTAATAATTGATTGGTTTTTATTTTGCGATTCTGCAATAAGAATATCTCCTCCTCTTGTAATTTCAAAAGCAGAAATTGAGTTTAGCTGTAAAACTATAATTGAATCACTAACATTTTAAAAAATTAACTTATCTCATTTTCCAAAATAATAGTGATTAAAATGACGTTAGTAATTATCTAAAAATACAATAATAGATTATCATACTAATTTCGTATTTTCGAATAAGTTTATTAGGAGTCATAAAAAACATGCAAGCAAAAAAAATTTATTTATTAATATTTTTCTTTTCTTTTTTATTTTCAATAAAAAACACAATTGCTCAGGAAACCGGATTTCATGAAAATGAGAACACATTGAAAGTTCTATTCGATTCATTATTTACGCGTGACGACACAAGGTTTTTAAGAACAGACTTTGAAAAAAACTCCTTAAATGATACTATTCAAAAAATATTTTCTAAAACACTTTTGCAAAAAAACTCTTTCGATTACCCTTTCGACTCTTTAAAACATACAGGTAAGATTTATTCTGCTGACAAAAATGTTAGACTCATAACATGGAACACTAAATTTAGTGATGGCAGTTTTAAATACTATGGATTTGTTCAGTATAAAAACACGAAAAAAAACATTGTTAACACATACACTTTAACCGACAAATCTGATTCAATAACAAAGCCAGAAAGTATGGCTTTAAGCTATTACAATTGGTTTGGTGCACTTTATTATGGAATACATGATTATACTGAGGGAAATAAATCTTTATATATTCTTTTTGGTTGGGATGGTAACAATTATTACACAAATAAAAAAATAATTGAAGTATTGTCATTTAATAATTCAGGGAAACCAATTTTTGGAAAATCTGTCTTTAAAATATCTAATAAACTTCAGAAAAGAATAATTTTCGAGCATTCTATTAAAGCCAGTATGACTTGTAAATATAATGACGTAGTTGAAGCTATTGTTTTTGATCATTTAAGCCCATCAAAACCTTCCGAAAAAGGGCAATTTCAGTTTTATGGACCAGACGGGTCTTTTGATGGTTTGCAACTTGTTAAGGGAAAATGGGTATTGGTTTCGGATATATTTGTAACTAATCCTAAAGTAAAGAAAAAGAAGATTAGTCAAAAAACACCTTAAAAGAACAAAGTTTATCATTTTTTTTATCAAATTTTTTACTACTTTACCATCCCCTAAAACTTTCTTAAAAGGAAATGGTAAACATAAAAGAATCAGACATTAACATATACCTTGTTGACGATGATGAATTGCTCAATAAGATACTAAGAACGAAATTTGAGCAGACTGGAGATTATAAAATATACTCCTTTGCCAGTGGAGAAGAATTTATTGAATTCATAAATAAAAATCCATTTAACAAAAGACAGATTCATATTGCTATATTGGATTACCTTTTTAAATCCAATGCTAACCCACAAGGAAAGAACGGAATCGAGATTTTAAAAAATATCAGAGTAATTAATCCTGACATTGAAGTAATAATGCTATCCGGCATTGACGATATCGATATTGCTACTCATGCTATTAAATGCGGAGCTGTATCTTTTATCAAAAAAAATGAAAATTCATTTTTAAGAATTCAGAATAATGTAAAATTTATTATTAGCGAAAAAAGACTTAAGCTTACAAAAAGTCAAAGTTTTTCTACTAGAGTTCTTTTTTTAACTTTAACAGTAATTGTAGCTTTATTAGGCATTTATTACGTTTTAACTGAATTTATTTTTAATTAAATCAGATTTTATTCTGCATTTATTCTACAGAAATTTTGACACATTATAAAATCGCTGCAATTAGCTATATTTAAGAATTTCAATTAAATTATTAATACCACTGACGTTCTGTCATACTTTATCACATGGCATATAGTTTGAAAATTGCCACACAAACTTTAAAATTCATATATTATGCAAAAAGGTTCAATTGGTGTATCCACCGAGAATATTTTTCCGATTATAAAGAAATTTCTTTACTCTGAACATGAAATTTTTCTTCGCGAACTAATTTCAAATGCAATAGATGCAACAAATAAGCTTAAAACTTTAGCATCACATGGCGAATACAAAGGCAATGTGGAAAACTTAAGAATTAATTTAAGTGTTAATAAAGATAATAATACTTTAACAGTTGCCGATAATGGTATTGGAATGACAGCTGAAGAAGTTGATAAATATATAAATCAGATTGCATTCTCTGGCGCAGGAGAATTTCTTGAAAAATATAAAGACAATGCTAATATTATAGGGCATTTTGGTTTAGGATTCTATTCTCTTTTTATGGTTGCAAAAAAAGTTGAGTTAACAACTTTATCATATAAAGAGGGATCAAAAGCAGTAAAATGGTCATGTGATGGCTCTCCTGAATTTACTCTTGAAGATACCGAAAAAACTGACGTTGGAACAACTATAGTTCTTTATCTGGATGACGAGAACAAAGAGTTTACTGAAGAATCTAAGATAAATGAACTTTTAACAAAATACTGTAAATTCCTGCCTGTTGAAATAGCATTCGGAAAAGAAAAAGAATGGAAAGACGGTAAATATGAAGATACAAACAAAGATCATATTGTAAACAACACAAGACCATTGTGGATTAGAAAACCATCTGAATTAAAAGAAGAAGATTACAATTCATTTTACAAAGAACTTTACCCAGCTTCTTTTGACGAGCCACTTTTCAATATTCACATGAATATTGACTATCCGTTTAACCTTACAGGTATTTTATATTTTCCAAAAATTAAAAACAATTTCGAAATCCAGAAAAACAAAATACAGCTTTATTGCAATCAGGTATTTGTTACAGATCAGGTTGAAGGTATTGTTCCCGACTTCCTGACATTACTTCATGGTGTAATTGATTCACCGGATATTCCGCTAAATGTTTCAAGAAGCTATTTACAAGGCGATCCTAATGTTAAAAAGATATCATCACATATTTCAAAAAAAGTAGCTGATAGACTTCAGGAATTATTTAAAAATCAACGCCCCGAATTTGAGAAGAAATGGGATGATTTGAAAATATTCATTCAATACGGAATGGTTTCAGATGAAAAATTTTATGAAAGAGCTGAGAAATTTGTACTTCTAAAAAACATTGACGATAAATGTTTTACACTTGAAGAATATGAAAAACTAGTAAAAGAAAACCAAACAGACAAGCATAAAAATGCAATCTATTTATATGCTACAAATAAAGAAGAACAATATACATATATTGATGTAGCAAAAAATAAAGGCTATGATGTTTTGTTTATGGATGGTCAGCTCGACCCACATTTTATAAATCAACTCGAAGGCAAACTTAAAAACACAATGTTTAAGCGCGTTGATGCCGACACAATTGAAAAATTAATTGAGAAAGAAGAAGTTAAAAAAGTTGATTTAACAGAAGACGAACAAATGGAACTTCGTCATATGTTTTTAGGTGCTTTACCTGAAAGTGATCGTTTCTTTGTATCATTCGAAGCACTTTCCGAAAACGATTCTCCTGTTTTAATTACACGCTCAGAATATATGCGAAGAATGAAAGACATGTCAGCATTAGGTGGTGGACATGGCATGTACGGTGCTTTACCTGACAGTTACTCATTAATACTAAATGCAAGTCACCCATTAGTAACAAAGCTCACTAAACAAAAAAATAAAGATTTAAAACAATCTCTGCAGGAATTCTCAACTGAACTTAATCCTCTTAAATTAGAAAAGATAAAATTGGATGAAACCATAAAAGGTAAAAAGGAAGAAGAAATTTTATCAACTGAAAAAGATAAAAAAGAGGAGCTTTCAAAACAAATTGAAGAAATTGAAGGCAAAAAACGAACAGTACTTGAGGATTTTGGAAAAAGTAATAAAATTGTCAATCAGCTAATTGATCTTGCACTCTTATCACATAATTTACTAAAAGGTGAAGCACTAAACAAATTTGTAAAAAGAAGTGTTGATTTAATAAAATAATATTTCATACCTAACAGGTTTAAAAATCTTTCAGGTATATATTAAATGAAAAAGCAAGCGAGAGCTTGCTTTTTCATTTAAATCTAAAGAGAATATTATTTATAAAACAAAGTATAAACTTCATTTTTAATGTAAACAATAGCTGTTTTTACAGGACTGGGATTAGTATTTACCCATTGTTCCATAATTTGTTTAGTAAGTTCTATTGCAGGAGCATCTTTATCAACATTTTCAGCAGAAATATTAATCAGCTTAATTACATTTTCTTTTGCACTGTTAGCAACCTCCCATGCCCTATCTGACATGTAAATTTGCTGCGAAAGATTGTGTTCAAACTCTGCACGTATTAAACTTAGCATTTCCATCTGTAGTTGAAGACTTTGCATTCCTGGGGCTTGCAATCTAACAATTAATGAATTTGGAGAAATTCTTTCCAGAAATAAAATAATCCTTTCATAAGCCTGTAACCTCACGGGTGTTATAAGTTTTAAATTTTGTTTATCCGTTTCATGAATTCTTCTTTTATTTTCATTATCAAGAAACATTTTCAGTACATAAAATACTGTAAAAAAAACAATTCCTCCTGTTACGATTACTAAAATAATTACAAATAATAAATTCATATTTGATGTTTTTTTGAATTATACAATATTAAGAATTAAAATTAATAAAATTTTGAATAAAAATTAATACACAAATACAATGATTAAAGGCGATTCATCAAAAAATACAAAAGTTAATTCAAAAAAGATTATTTAAAATTTGAAACTTTCAATTCACGTAAACGTTTAAATACCTGTCTTTTCTTTTTAATAATGAGTAAAAATACTTAATTTTGATAAAAATATTTTTAAAAATAGACAACCTTTGAATAAAACCATCGTCAAAAACTTATTAGTTTTTGAAATATATTTTTTTTGAAAATCTTAAACCTACTAATATGAAAAAAATCCTTTTTGTTGTTTTTGCATTAATAACCTACAGTTTTGGGTTTTCTCAAAATTCAGACGTAGAATTTAAATTTGTAAAAACCAATCCTGAAAATAAAACTAAAACTGCTATTTTTACAATACTTGGTGTTAAAGATGCAATACAGTCAGAATTAATTTCTACAAAAATTAAAAACATACCAGGAGTAGTTTCGTTTAAAATTTTCTATAACAGAAGGTGCGAACTAACTACAAAAAATGAATTAAAAATTAATGCAGATTTAATAAGAAAAACTTTACTACAGGAAAATGTCGACTATGATGTTTCTTATGTAACAGTTAACAACAAACTTACTCATGCAACTTTAATGGAATGGAAAGACAGTTATCCAATTATTGGTTATACCCCTAAACCAGTTCCGGGAAATGAGTGGGTTTACCCTTCAAGTTATCCTGTAATTACTTCAGATAAAAGAAGTAAAACTGAAGAAGCCAATTTACTTAAGGAAAAACAAAATTGGATTGAAACACATCCTGAAGAATATAAAAAGATGACAGGATTGGAATATCTTGATTACTCAATAAAACTTAATAAATAAATATTATCAAGCTATGAAAAAAATAATAACCCTTATATTTTTGGTTTCATTAAGCCAGATAATTTTTAGTCAGACATATCAAATCAATACCTATAACGGTCAGACAATTAACACCTGCTCAGGAACTTTTTATGATTCAGGTGGCGATGCAGGTAGCTATGCTGTAAGCGAAGACTATTCAGTAACATTTCATTCCAATAATGGCACTCAAATATACATCAGTTTTTTTAATACTGCTGGTACCTTTGATACTGAAGCGAATTATGATTACTTAGATGTATATGATGGACAAAACACATCTGCTCCATATTTAGGAAGAGCCACTGGAAATGAATTTTTTAGTGTAGCTTCACATTCAGGTTACCTACACTTTGTTTGGCATTCAGATGGTTCAGTTACTGCTACTGGATGGAAAGGTATTATTAGCTGCGTTTCTACCGGAAGTGGTTCACCTAGTGATCAGGATTGTTTAGGTGCAATTCCAATTTGTGGTAACTCTTATT from Bacteroidia bacterium encodes the following:
- a CDS encoding response regulator transcription factor, encoding MNCIIVDDDKMSRKVLEEFVKRTDSLNLINTYSNAVEAINSLKNCQDPIHLIFLDIEMPDMSGIEFLNTLKEVSSQIIIVSAKDKYAITAFEYDVTDYLLKPITYARFYKAVDKAFKRIDDIISIKRPSDQKEDIDEIFIKKNSTLVRLKYDDILYIEALENYVIVNTYTEKFTIHFTMKSIEDKLPVKKFKRVHRSFIVNINRIKGIEDNSIIIKLEEGIKLLPVGKSYKDKLLSEINVIVK
- the htpG gene encoding molecular chaperone HtpG; the encoded protein is MQKGSIGVSTENIFPIIKKFLYSEHEIFLRELISNAIDATNKLKTLASHGEYKGNVENLRINLSVNKDNNTLTVADNGIGMTAEEVDKYINQIAFSGAGEFLEKYKDNANIIGHFGLGFYSLFMVAKKVELTTLSYKEGSKAVKWSCDGSPEFTLEDTEKTDVGTTIVLYLDDENKEFTEESKINELLTKYCKFLPVEIAFGKEKEWKDGKYEDTNKDHIVNNTRPLWIRKPSELKEEDYNSFYKELYPASFDEPLFNIHMNIDYPFNLTGILYFPKIKNNFEIQKNKIQLYCNQVFVTDQVEGIVPDFLTLLHGVIDSPDIPLNVSRSYLQGDPNVKKISSHISKKVADRLQELFKNQRPEFEKKWDDLKIFIQYGMVSDEKFYERAEKFVLLKNIDDKCFTLEEYEKLVKENQTDKHKNAIYLYATNKEEQYTYIDVAKNKGYDVLFMDGQLDPHFINQLEGKLKNTMFKRVDADTIEKLIEKEEVKKVDLTEDEQMELRHMFLGALPESDRFFVSFEALSENDSPVLITRSEYMRRMKDMSALGGGHGMYGALPDSYSLILNASHPLVTKLTKQKNKDLKQSLQEFSTELNPLKLEKIKLDETIKGKKEEEILSTEKDKKEELSKQIEEIEGKKRTVLEDFGKSNKIVNQLIDLALLSHNLLKGEALNKFVKRSVDLIK
- a CDS encoding S8 family peptidase → MKKYISICFIVLLSLNLFSQNDNTTLTDPIVKGRIILKIKPQYKSSCNLTEINITKYSDLITSFNCKLNKSFPFVSAPTTSKDKYGNKLVDLTTLYELTFDTTINISKIVSAFANLSETEYCQPVYLPKVLVSTNDPGVVVQYCLTNIKAFQAWDLCKGDSNIVIGITDTGVENAHEDLIDNIYYNYNDPINGIDDDHDGYVDNFRGWDMGNNDNSPEWNEDGFNNDPHGVYVCGLAAARTNNGKGIAAPGYFTKFLPVKITDSTGVLIRAYEAIVYAADHNCSIINCSWGGQTPHPFGQDIINYATYNRNALVIAAGGNSGHINNEVLYPSAFDNVICVAATNQTDLKWNHSQYGNQIDLCAPGDNVYLTTKNNGYTFGWGTSFASPITASCAALVKKWYGNTINAIQLGEILRMTCDNIDTIPGNLQYAGMLGRGRINLYRAITDSLPPSVKFMNYRLVSNSGDFIKPGDTVQMLGDFINYLSPTANLQVNISSNSNNVHFINNSYNFGVINKLQTISNNSVPFVFYVDENSEHDEEVIFTIQYTDSLYSDKQLFKIVINKSYVDIDTNNITLTLTSNGKLGYNNYYPLQGSGVRYNDGDTQLYEGGFTIAQNSSKLLKCFKGSNDFSISKGLHPVSPMANASEQWRAVFNDSLAGSLKLDVKVKMEAIEWCTPERSDFVFLNYTIYNNKNESLDSLYAGIFCDWDIVNLLRNKSLYNQSLRLAYSWYTGLTNLYTGIKLLSEQNGYNYAFDNIPTGNGGINIYDGLTNVELFQALKSNRDSAGSTANGNDISNLISFGPFGIGANDSIRLSFAILVSNSLYNIEQAAANAQILYDSLYAGITENKHKTDFLNVYPNPSSGSLNLFFNSNSNSRAVVRIYDIQGKEVFALNEIKINSGENRIYIESKLPDGVYMLKLNTNSEVFSKMIVVKL
- a CDS encoding aspartate aminotransferase family protein translates to MQALKELFFKHIAQTSDSPILLEIERAEGVYLYDNTGKSYIDLISGISVNSIGHSHPQIIKAATEQINKNLHLMVYGEYIQHPQVILATKLAELTKYKLDSVYFVNSGSEAVEAALKLAKRYTDKKEIIACENAYHGSTHAALSLISHKEYTKKFEPLLDGIDFIRFNHPEDAEKITKKTACVIIEPVQGEAGYIPATPEFLTAIKEACNKTGALLIFDEVQTGMGRTGSFFAYEQYRIIPDIIVLAKAFGGGMPLGAFIAPKEIIQCLSNNPALGHITTFGGHPVSCATSLAAINIIEEEKLISQIAEKEKIFRQLLKHNRIIEVRGKGLMLAIQLDNFNTVKKCISYCLEKGVIIDWFLFCDSAIRISPPLVISKAEIEFSCKTIIESLTF
- a CDS encoding response regulator, with the protein product MVNIKESDINIYLVDDDELLNKILRTKFEQTGDYKIYSFASGEEFIEFINKNPFNKRQIHIAILDYLFKSNANPQGKNGIEILKNIRVINPDIEVIMLSGIDDIDIATHAIKCGAVSFIKKNENSFLRIQNNVKFIISEKRLKLTKSQSFSTRVLFLTLTVIVALLGIYYVLTEFIFN